The DNA region TGTAAAACTCTTTTCAGAGCTACACAAGTCACTAGCATGAGTCTGATCAGCCATGGATGAATGAAAACCAGAATCTGGGAACTGCAGTAAAGATTTTTCCTGAGGAGCATCACTAACTGGAATTAACCAAGCAGAACTAACCTCTGGTGAGGTTTCTTGCTGAAGTGTGGATGATCGAATAGATGGTTCAGAGGAACAAAAAGTATTGGCTGAAGGGAACCCAGGTTGCCAAGTAGTACCTAAATTTTGGGTCACTGAAAGCTGCCATTGTTGAAGGGATTTAACCTGTAAAGGATAGAGAGGATATCATTATGAAACACAATATGAGAAGTGCTTTGatttctggaggatttcttttaaTCAGCAACAAAGCTCTAGTATAAAATTTAAGATTAACTGAACTAACAAAAAGTTCATAATAccttaaagaaaggaaaatatactCTTCCCACTGTTAAATAATGGGTTTTAAAACAATTTAGGTGCCCAACAATGACAGAGCACACAAATCTCCCAGTTCAagtactggaaaaaaaaggaatctgctctaaaaaaagaaaagatgcagcATGTTTATGGAATAATCCATGTTTAAGAAACCAATCTGCCTAGGGTTTTGGAAGAACAGCTCAttaaaagatgtattaataacTTTTCTGCTTTAGAACTGAGTTGTCCACAGGCAACGTAGCTTGGCACTTTGTTTCATTCATCCTGGGCATCTAGCAGTCACATTATTCCTCACACTTCTACTAAGCTTATTTAGATTTCCTTGCATTTTGTCCTTCTCATTCCAAGCTATATTTTAGCATTTAGCAACACAAACAAGTTTATTGTGTTAACACTTCTAAATGCTCTTTTCCCCCAGAATACTAGTAAAGCAAACAATATGGCTGTTACATCCTAATAAGCTACCCAGGTCATCACTGAAAGGACAAACCATATTCATTATCACCTCAATATCTGCAGTATGAAATAATGTTTTCTGAATTCATCTGTAAGTACAAAAATAAGAGGACTAAAGCCACTTACCTGGTTCCAAAGAAATCTGACTGCCTCCTCCTGTACAAGTCTTTGAATCttatcttcctctctttcttttcttagtcTACAAGAACACACATCCAAAGATAGGCAGCTTAAGTGAGCAACATTTGGGAAACAAGATCAACAAGTCTACATTAAAAAATACCTGCTCACATAACAGCTCTCTTGAAAGATAGTGCAGAGCCAAACATTTAGCCACTATTGCAATTTTCTCGTCATCAACATCCAATATTAACCAACTCCTCAATTTATATCTTATAAATTGAAAAACTTTGATAATGACCTCCAAATATGGATACATACGATCAAAAAAAAGAACCAAGAACagaatcacattttaaaattgtatCATGCAAGACGGAGAGAATGCCTCTCATCAGTGACAGTGGAATGACTCTCAAGACTGAAATTTAATTTAGAAGCTTTCTAATTTCCAGAAGACAagtcaaaaaaataaattaaaaagtcaCACTTTACAATTGTTATTTTGATTATGCACTGAAATATCCAAGTCCTGGTCCTAGAAGgatagaaatatttcttctaaCTCAACCCATTCATAGCGGGCACTCTGAGAAGATGAGAAGTTATGTGCATATCCGTGCTTATCTTATAGGAAGTGACCCTCTACTGtaatcacacttttatattcCTGGTACTAGGAGCTACTGCGTGCAGTTATATCAAGATCAGTTTATATCTATTCTGAAACACTGGTTGTACTCATTCAGATTTGAAAATGCACAGCAAGACCTCAACTTACTTTTGTATTTCATCAGTTAAGGAAATGATGTGCTCCTGCATTCTGCTTAGTCGAATTTCATACCGCACTTCCTTGGCTCGGGGATGGTAGTTTCTTGTGTAGCATCCTCTCCAGCAGGCTTGAAGCTTTGTAGCTGCTTTAGTCATTCGTTGCAGTTCAGCTGCACCTTGATTAACAGCAGCTAACAAATCAGAATTTTCTCCTGCCATCTGGTCAGGACAAAGAGTTGTATCTACTGATTCAGCAGGTAGTGATGTGCTGGGGTGGCTATGCAGAATGTGATCTTCAGAGGATGCCGAATTGTTGCTGCTATTAGCAGTCGGGTTAGCTGTTACCGGATCAGGAGATGGCAACAACTTACTCTCTTTAATAGTCTCTTGAGTTTCCACACTTTCCGCTGCTTTGTTGGAGTGCTCTTGTGTAACCCAAGAAGTTTCTTCTTGCTTGTTAGCTTGTTCTTCCCTATTAACATCTTTCACAGATTCAATCACTGTATCACCTTCTTCTTCTAGGTCCAAACTGATTCCATGTAGCCTCAGGTCTGTAGTAGGAGACACTGGAGGCAGTCCTGAAGCAACCGGCATAAAAGTAGACTCTGAGGAAAGAAGGCTGCTGTTTAGTTTGTCCTCATCAGTCTGTATATCTTCAAGGTATAGCTCCTTGCGACAACTTCTTTCGAGAGAAAAAGTGTTCTTTACTGCATAGGAATGATCATCATTTGCACTTGGTCCAACCCAAGAATTCTTCTGGATGACAGGTTCTAGACAGGCAGAAAGCCATATTCAAAAATCGCATGGTATTTCAATAACGTATCCTATTTTAATCCATAGAGATTCatactttgttttaaataagcacTCAGGTTCTTACTAAGTAGTAGGATTTAAAATGCTAATAATTATAGTCATTACTATGTAGCAATAGGGGTAATTATTACTTATCACAGTAATATCCAGAAACCTTACAAATACTGGGTACAGTAAACTGCACAAATTGCCTTCCCCATAGAAATTACACTTTAATCAGATGCAACAAAGTAGCAACATTTTAGCTTACTGGCTTTCGTTTATTGCCTAATGAATAATCTTGTTAGCATTTCAAGATATGAATAAGCGCAGAATATATTGTTAGAAAACAAAGTATTCCTTCAGTTCAAAATCTCCCCAAATTAATAAATAACAGGGCCTTGTTTTGCAATTCTCTCCACAAGGTTAACTATGTTCaaaaaatatttagtttatttCCACAAGTTAGAAAACAGGTGAATATTTGCATCTTACCACTTTCAAGAACTGCCTGTGGTGGCTGGGCTGGACTGCTGTGTTCATACATAACTGGCAGTGCTTTGTTGGGAGTGGAAGATGTAGGCTCTCCTTCGTTTTGGCTTTGATGCATCAGCTGCCTCTGGTGGAGCCTAAGCACAGAGTTCCAAcagattttgtatttcttttaaacttttttggcACAGAAGGCATCTAAAAGATACTGCTTTAGAGGAAAACATTTGATCAAACTATTCTAAGAGGCTAGTTATAGAGATCCCTACACCTATGACATACTAACAGGACCACTCACAAAGTAGGGACTTGCACAACCTGGCTTCTTGCCACAGTTCTCAGGCATTTTAGGTTGTTCCTGTTCCCCTTCTTCCTGCTCCTTTCTGCTTCTTACAAGTACatgcatcagaaaagaaaaaaaaaaatccagcatgcaATTCTGACTATAGACTGATAACCATAAAGTAGCTGTATGCATGAGCAAGGTATGCAGATATTTTAAGTGCCTGCTGCAGGATACACTATGCTTGTATGTATAGAGGAGTCTGAGTAATGGAGGGAGAGTCTTCTATATTTGAAAATAACTGAATCAAGAAAAGGGTGTCCCTGTTACTAGGGGGACAAAATCCTAATACTGATTGACAAACAGAATATTACTGCAAGCATGCAATCATCCTCTACAATCTGACAAAACACAGAGGCTGTTTCAACCCAGCTAAATTGAAAAGTCATGAGGTAGATGTCAGAAAATCCAACTGCCTtaaaaatggtaatttttttAAGAAGTCGCATCTTGCAAGCCAACTTTCTGAATTCTTTCCAGGAGCATGATGTGATGGTCAGAGCACTTAGTACAATAAGAACATAATCACACAATGGAATTCCCAGCTTTGTCCTTGAAATCCTTCCAACAGTTTCTCTAACTTCCCCCCAGATATCCACCCACACTGACAATGCACACAGCAACTTCCTCTTTTAGACACTCCCAAGGCCAGTCCTCCTGGATGAGATGCCACTCTGCCCCTAACCCCAACACTTCTGTTGCCCAGCTTTCTACCCAAACTATGCCACCTATCTAGCCTGCTCCCTTGAGCCGAGTCTCCTGCCctgatttttctgcagaaaaggttGTCAGTAGTGCTCCTGGAGAATAGGGGTGCCTGTATGCTTAAGTACCTGTTTTTTAATCCTAGTTAGTTCACCTTTTCATGGGAAGAAAGTGCAGCACTATAACTCTCCTAATTTACTTGTGCAGATCTTAGCCAAACAGCCACTGCTGCCAGAACCAGTAGGCTCCATAATGGCCTCTGCTGACAGAAGCCAGACCTTTGGTGCTTGCATAGAGCCTGCCAAGCGCATCATCAGGAACAGTGTCCCTCAAAGGACAATCTtaaccttaaaacaaacaaaagaactcaCTAACAACAAAAAAGTGGCTATTCATGCAGCATACCACAATGGTCTTAATTTACAGTAAGAACATAAGTTAATCCAAgctatttttttcaagttttcctcACTTTTTTGTGTGGTATAAATCTCAGGatgttatgtattttattttaatcacagCCCTACCACAAATCCCTTTCCAATGTCTTACAGAGCACAgattgaaaaataaagaatttgcCTCTAGATGGCCCAGCAAGCAGCAAAATGCTTCCTGCTGCTGTCTTGCTTCTCAGTCCCCCCTAGGATACATCTTGTGACCCTGTTGTTCTTCCCATCTCCAGCCCTCACTGTTGCTTTAAATACATAACAGGAAATGCTATTTTATCCAACACAAAATGAGACATAATTATGCTCCCAAGTAAGCTTTCTAACAGTTGAGAAACAAAAAGTTCTCACCTTTGCTTACTCagtattttttccagtttggCATCCTCTTCAGTCTGAAGACCATATGTAGATATAAGAGGACAAACAGTAGCCAAGTACTGGACTAACTGAACATGCTGTCCAGGTCGATATGATCTTCCTTTACCTTGACTGTAGAGCCATTCTGCCTTCAAACTGGCAAGGGGAAAAATGATCATCATTAATGCGTGTCACAAAAATCCTGACCTTCCTTTGATGACTCTTCTTCTTGTTGGCACCTAAGAGCTAATCTACAAATCTAACCTAAACTTGGAACATGAACAGTACCAAAAGGTCTGTGATTTTCATCACCAGCACAGTGAGTAAAGGATTCTTCACACAAAGACGCTCCATACAAAAAAAGACCTCTGAGAAACACTGAGCAGTCTCTGCTTTATCTACATGTGTCGTCTCTGAGCACTGAACACACGTTTCTGTGAATGAATGTATCAGCAAAAACGTTCACAGAAATGGAAAAGTTCATATATAAATGCAGAATAGCCACAGAGAGCAAATCTTATACTGAGAGTATTCAATAATTAAAACCTGATTCTAAGTGAAATGTTCTTCAGTCTGGGAACATTTAATATAATCTATCCATAGCCTAAGTGTTCAAAATGTGACCTAATACAGAAAATCCCAGAAAGATAGCTATTTTTATATCTTCTTATTGAATTAATCAGAGAACATTGGTCATAAAAGTTTTTTGTAGAATTCTTACAGGCAGGTGGCTGGGAACTTTGTTAGATGGTGAAATAGAAACAGGAATGGTTTGTTTTTAACCAAGAAGTTAAGTCTTTAATTAAACTTCTATTAATTGGGAAAATAGGGCAGTATGTCTTGGACTCTGTTCATGTATCGGACTAGAATGTGTTTATGCCGGATAATGAGGATATTTTCTGGGAAAATTTATACAGTTGGACTGTTTTGATGTCAAGAATTTTAAGAAGACATCTGTACTGCCATACATATACTGTAGTGACATAATGATATAGTAAAGAGTGATGTAAGCCAAATGAAATTTAACTAACTGATAAAAGATACCCCAGATCTAAAAATAGGCATGAAAGTTGTAAAAGAGCATGTTTGAGCTTTCCCCAAGTACTTTTAATATCTGCTGATTTTCCTCAATCTGCAAAGTCAAAGAGGTTGTAAGCTTGGAAGGGAAAACAGACTGCTGATAATTTGATACCAATTTGTTAAAGTGTTACTTTGAGCCTAGTAATAAAATATACTTTAACTTTATATTTCTGCTTAAATAAACTTGTGGTTTTACAGAATAATTCCAGTGTAACAGATGAACATTGTTGCTTTTATGAGATTTTTAATTGGGCTGTATCTCATACGGGCATTAGCAAGACAAATACTACTTCTTATCATTtgcacttttctgttttttattatataaaaatggAACTTCAGCTTAGCCAAACTCTATTCGATACTTTTAAGGATTTAAAAACATAATGTTACCTTTCCTTCTGAGAAATCACATATCCATCAAGAACTTTAAGGTTCAGACACCAGCTGACAATATATGGCCTATAGTCAAAGCCAGGGATAGAAGGTGTGGCCATCACACAAGGATTGTTCATAATCGACAACTGTTCCAATTGAGGAAGAGAAGCCAGGAAAGAAATCTGCAGAAAATAAGATATCTTTGTTAACTGAAGAGAATGACTGAATGCTTACAGAACATACAACATTTCTGCGGGTTATGGCTAGACATCTCACACAAAATAATATAATTACAAATACACTGAAAATCACATTTGCCTGTTGAACATGAACATTTTCAAAGGAGCGTCTCTCAGCTACTACCATTTTCCTATTAATTCTCCTGTAACTACTATAGCCCTTGGAAAGTATTTGCTTCTCTTAAAATGTAGGTGTTGGCTTGATGTGTAGAAAACTATAACATTTCTACTACTCCAGTTCACTACAGCAGGCATGGAGATGTTGACAAAACAAAGGCATACCAAAAAGCTGAGAAACACTGCCCtattttaaaggggaaaatcTATCATATAAATAAGGTGTTCTTCCAACATGAAAGTCTGACAATTTTGGCTACTAATTTAAAACACCACCACCTCCCAAAACCAGAGACAGAATATTTGTTTCTCTTACATGGTGCTTGATAAAGAGATAAAATAAGACATGAGCCCCAAAAGTTCAGCTGCAACAAGTGCATTTTAAACCTCCGTTCTAAGCAGATAATCAGCAGACAGCCCCTGCAGCAGCTAATCAGCTCAGTTTTCAGTCTCTAGGCAATCATGAAAAGTATTCTATGAATTTAGTTTTCAGAGTATACTTCTGACATCcctgaataataataatcataataataaaacCAGGTTTATTTTAAGGACAAGCATGGGTTGTTTCAAAGAAGAAAGCCCATTTTACTTAC from Apteryx mantelli isolate bAptMan1 chromosome 1, bAptMan1.hap1, whole genome shotgun sequence includes:
- the CEP97 gene encoding centrosomal protein of 97 kDa isoform X3 yields the protein MAATGAAAARTEALSLVAGGLVVNWSGQGLQKLGPTLPCDADTHTLILDKNQIIKLEHLEKCRNLMQLSVANNRLVRMMGVSKLTKLRVLNLPHNSIGYVEGLKDLMHLEWLNLAGNNLKAIEQINSCLSLQHLDLSDNNISQLGDLSKLMSLKTLLLHGNTITSLRTAPVCLPQNLTVFSLAENEIRDLNEISFLASLPQLEQLSIMNNPCVMATPSIPGFDYRPYIVSWCLNLKVLDGYVISQKESLKAEWLYSQGKGRSYRPGQHVQLVQYLATVCPLISTYGLQTEEDAKLEKILSKQRLHQRQLMHQSQNEGEPTSSTPNKALPVMYEHSSPAQPPQAVLESEPVIQKNSWVGPSANDDHSYAVKNTFSLERSCRKELYLEDIQTDEDKLNSSLLSSESTFMPVASGLPPVSPTTDLRLHGISLDLEEEGDTVIESVKDVNREEQANKQEETSWVTQEHSNKAAESVETQETIKESKLLPSPDPVTANPTANSSNNSASSEDHILHSHPSTSLPAESVDTTLCPDQMAGENSDLLAAVNQGAAELQRMTKAATKLQACWRGCYTRNYHPRAKEVRYEIRLSRMQEHIISLTDEIQKLRKEREEDKIQRLVQEEAVRFLWNQVKSLQQWQLSVTQNLGTTWQPGFPSANTFCSSEPSIRSSTLQQETSPESILPMQRMARGNMGKVRRALIVNRTTVFYNNI
- the CEP97 gene encoding centrosomal protein of 97 kDa isoform X1; translated protein: MAATGAAAARTEALSLVAGGLVVNWSGQGLQKLGPTLPCDADTHTLILDKNQIIKLEHLEKCRNLMQLSVANNRLVRMMGVSKLTKLRVLNLPHNSIGYVEGLKDLMHLEWLNLAGNNLKAIEQINSCLSLQHLDLSDNNISQLGDLSKLMSLKTLLLHGNTITSLRTAPVCLPQNLTVFSLAENEIRDLNEISFLASLPQLEQLSIMNNPCVMATPSIPGFDYRPYIVSWCLNLKVLDGYVISQKESLKAEWLYSQGKGRSYRPGQHVQLVQYLATVCPLISTYGLQTEEDAKLEKILSKQRLHQRQLMHQSQNEGEPTSSTPNKALPVMYEHSSPAQPPQAVLESEPVIQKNSWVGPSANDDHSYAVKNTFSLERSCRKELYLEDIQTDEDKLNSSLLSSESTFMPVASGLPPVSPTTDLRLHGISLDLEEEGDTVIESVKDVNREEQANKQEETSWVTQEHSNKAAESVETQETIKESKLLPSPDPVTANPTANSSNNSASSEDHILHSHPSTSLPAESVDTTLCPDQMAGENSDLLAAVNQGAAELQRMTKAATKLQACWRGCYTRNYHPRAKEVRYEIRLSRMQEHIISLTDEIQKLRKEREEDKIQRLVQEEAVRFLWNQVKSLQQWQLSVTQNLGTTWQPGFPSANTFCSSEPSIRSSTLQQETSPEVSSAWLIPVSDAPQEKSLLQFPDSGFHSSMADQTHASDLCSSEKSFTEGAESPLSMETVKQCGNSVSEYPSDAEDGQGKHGESKESSNSEQDNSLLQQYLKSVQQLEEADDGTNCDDGTEGSDPQIAISAEKQDFSSDAISVDVPQGTSSPARGEISQTPESCKLNSGMVEGKQADCDSSFQMLHVGIVA
- the CEP97 gene encoding centrosomal protein of 97 kDa isoform X2; translated protein: MAATGAAAARTEALSLVAGGLVVNWSGQGLQKLGPTLPCDADTHTLILDKNQIIKLEHLEKCRNLMQLSVANNRLVRMMGVSKLTKLRVLNLPHNSIGYVEGLKDLMHLEWLNLAGNNLKAIEQINSCLSLQHLDLSDNNISQLGDLSKLMSLKTLLLHGNTITSLRTAPVCLPQNLTVFSLAENEIRDLNEISFLASLPQLEQLSIMNNPCVMATPSIPGFDYRPYIVSWCLNLKVLDGYVISQKESLKAEWLYSQGKGRSYRPGQHVQLVQYLATVCPLISTYGLQTEEDAKLEKILSKQRLHQRQLMHQSQNEGEPTSSTPNKALPVMYEHSSPAQPPQAVLESEPVIQKNSWVGPSANDDHSYAVKNTFSLERSCRKELYLEDIQTDEDKLNSSLLSSESTFMPVASGLPPVSPTTDLRLHGISLDLEEEGDTVIESVKDVNREEQANKQEETSWVTQEHSNKAAESVETQETIKESKLLPSPDPVTANPTANSSNNSASSEDHILHSHPSTSLPAESVDTTLCPDQMAGENSDLLAAVNQGAAELQRMTKAATKLQACWRGCYTRNYHPRAKEVRYEIRLSRMQEHIISLTDEIQKLRKEREEDKIQRLVQEEAVRFLWNQVKSLQQWQLSVTQNLGTTWQPGFPSANTFCSSEPSIRSSTLQQETSPEVSSAWLIPVSDAPQEKSLLQFPDSGFHSSMADQTHASDLCSSEKSFTEGAESPLSMETVKQCGNSVSEYPSDAEDGQGKHGESKESSNSEQDNSLLQQYLKSVQQLEEADDGTNCDDGTEGSDPQIAISAEKQDFSSDAISVDVPQGKTQSGTSSRLY
- the CEP97 gene encoding centrosomal protein of 97 kDa isoform X4 yields the protein MAATGAAAARTEALSLVAGGLVVNWSGQGLQKLGPTLPCDADTHTLILDKNQIIKLEHLEKCRNLMQLSVANNRLVRMMGVSKLTKLRVLNLPHNSIGYVEGLKDLMHLEWLNLAGNNLKAIEQINSCLSLQHLDLSDNNISQLGDLSKLMSLKTLLLHGNTITSLRTAPVCLPQNLTVFSLAENEIRDLNEISFLASLPQLEQLSIMNNPCVMATPSIPGFDYRPYIVSWCLNLKVLDGYVISQKESLKAEWLYSQGKGRSYRPGQHVQLVQYLATVCPLISTYGLQTEEDAKLEKILSKQRLHQRQLMHQSQNEGEPTSSTPNKALPVMYEHSSPAQPPQAVLESEPVIQKNSWVGPSANDDHSYAVKNTFSLERSCRKELYLEDIQTDEDKLNSSLLSSESTFMPVASGLPPVSPTTDLRLHGISLDLEEEGDTVIESVKDVNREEQANKQEETSWVTQEHSNKAAESVETQETIKESKLLPSPDPVTANPTANSSNNSASSEDHILHSHPSTSLPAESVDTTLCPDQMAGENSDLLAAVNQGAAELQRMTKAATKLQACWRGCYTRNYHPRAKEVRYEIRLSRMQEHIISLTDEIQKLRKEREEDKIQRLVQEEAVRFLWNQVKSLQQWQLSVTQNLGTTWQPGFPSANTFCSSEPSIRSSTLQQETSPEVRLKVEPVADFIK